Part of the Arthrobacter globiformis genome is shown below.
TCCTGCTCGTGGACCCCACCACAGGGCTGCCCGTACCTGCGGCGGAACTGTCACTGCAACATCATGCGCGACGCTCATCGTCCGGCAAGGCGCCAGCTTTGGCCCTAGAGGTAAAGCAGGAGCAACTGGAGATTGTTGGCCCTGTCTGTTCCACCCTGCAAGAGATGGCGGAGGCCATCCGGGCGGGCCGGACTCTGGCTGATGAGGCCGCCCGGTCGGTGGGCGCACGAGCGGTGGCGCTAGCCACCAGCCCCGTACCCGTCCTTCCGACCCTCGTACCCGATCCCCGCTACCTGAACATGGCAACCCGATTCGGGTTGACCCTGAGGGAGCAACTCACCTGTGGCTTGCATGTCCACGTCCGTGTCACGTCAGGAGAGGAAGGGGTGGCTGTCCTGGATCGGATCCGTGTCTGGCTGCCCGTGCTGCTGGCGCTGAGCACGAATTCCCCGTTCTGGCAGGGAACCGACAGCGGCTACGCTAGCTTCCGCCACCAAGCATGGAACCGGTGGCCGACGGCGGGACCTTGCGAACGGTTCGGATCCGAACGGGCATATCGCCGTCACGTTCAGTCGCTGATCGCCACCGGTGTCCTCCTCGACGAGGGAATGGTGTACTTCGATGCGCGGCTCTCCCGCAACCACCCGACGGTTGAGGTGCGCATTGCCGACGTCTGCATGGACGCCGGGCACGCCACGGCAATCGCGGCCATTGTTCGGGCACTCGTGGAACGGGCGTCCCAGGACTGGCGGGCGGGTATTTCGGCGCCGCGCCTGTCCGCCGCTCAACTGCGCCTGGCGGCGTGGAAGGCCAGCGAGGCGGGAGTGGAAGGCACGCTTCTGCATCCGCTGCTGAACACGCCATGCCCGGCCACCGAAGCTGTGCAGGCCCTCCTGACGTATGTCCGCCCCGCTCTGGCGGCCAGCGGGGACGAGGAGCAGGTCACCCTGGGACTGGCCCGGATCCTCACTTCCGGGACAGGCGCACAACGACAACGGGAAACGATGATGAACAGCCAGAGCCTAGCCGCGGTGGTGATGGACGCCATCAACTGCACGCACGGGACGGCCGGCACCCCGCGTCGCCGGTCCCGGCGCCTCCAAGCCAGCTGATTAACTTCGACAGGAGCACCGATGGACATTGACGACGGCATCCGCAACTATGTCGACATCCATACTCCACTGCTCCTGGAGCGGCTCACCGAGTGGGTCCGCATACCGTCGGTGGCAGGCGTTCCCGAGCGCAAACACAATCTGACCCGGTCAGCCAACTGGCTGGCCGGAGAACTGCGCGACGTCGGGTTCCCCACAACGGAGATCTGGGAGGGGGCAGAGGGTCCTGCGGTCTTTGCCGAATGGTCCAGCGCTTCGGGCGCCCCCACCGTTCTTATTTACAGCCACCATGACGTCCGTGCCGTCAAGGAAGAGAACTGGGACCAGACCTCCCCGTTCGACCCCGTGCCGCGGGACGGCCGCCTCTACGGCCGGGGAAGTTCGGATGCCAAGGGCCAGGTGCTGGCACACATCTGGGGCCTCCGCGGCTACCTTCACGCTACGGGGCGCACGGCACCGGCCGTGAACCTGAAGGTGATCGTCGAAGGGGAGGAAGAGGCGGGTTCCCCGGGACTGGCAGACATTCTTCGGGAGAACCGGTCCCGGCTGGATGCGGACGTGGTGATCTTCTCCGACACCCTGCTGTGGCGGGCCGACCATCCTGCCCTCTGTACCAGCATCCGCGGCATGCTCGGTGCGCGGCTCGAGATCTACGGTCCACTCACTGACATTCACAGCGGCGCGGTCTCCGGCACCGCACCCAACCCCGCATTCGAGCTCAGCAACGTGCTTGCGCAGCTGCATGACCAAAAAGGTAGGATCACGCTCCCGGGCTTCTACGACGACGTCGAGGAGATTTCCCCGCGCCGCCGCGCCGAACTGGCGGCGCTCCCGTTCGACCCAGAGGACTGGCTGGAGCGTTCCCATACCCGCACCATTGGCGGCGAGGAGGGCTACACCGTCCCGGAGCGGCTGTGGGAGCGGCCCGCCGTCGAAGTCATTGCGATGGCGGCCGGTGACCCCATCGGCGTCGCCCGCGCCGCGGTTCCGTCGATGGCATCGGCTGACCTCAGCATCCGCACCGTCTCCGGCCAGAAAGTGAATGAAGTCGCTGACCAGCTTCGGCGCTGGGTTGCCGCGACCATCAGTGACCGCTATGCCTACGAGCTATCGGTGGAAACGGAGACCGCCCAGGAAGCCTACCGAACCCCGGACTGCGTATTTATTGAGGCCCTTTCAGCGGCAATGGCAAAGGGGTTCGGGGCAAGCGACGTGGGACGAATGGGAAACGCAGGTGGCGGACCCGCTGACCTTCTCGCGTCGGCCCTGAATGTTCCGGTGGTCTTTTTCGGGACGGGGCTGGTGGAGGACAACTGGCACGACAGCGACGAAAGCGTGAACATCGACGTTTTGAAGGCGGGCGTAGCGACGCTGGCCTTCCTGTGGGATGAACTCGGGCGGCAGGACTAAGGGCACGTGCTCCGGATCGAAAGAAGCCGGTTTCTTCTAAGGAGGCAATAAATGAAGGCAATGGTGTATCGCGGACCATACAGGGTCCGGGTGGAGGAAAAAGACATTCCAAAGCTTGAACATCCCAACGACGCCATTGTGCGTGTCTCCTTGGCGGCGATCTGCGGCTCGGACCTGCATCTTTATCACGGCATGATGCCCGACACCCGGGTCGGGATGACGTTTGGCCACGAATTCGTCGGCACGGTCCACGAGGTCGGATCCTCTGTGCAGAACCTAAAGCCCGGGGACCGTGTGATGGTGCCGTTCAACATCTTCTGCGGGTCATGCTACTTCTGCTCCCGGGGGCTTTATTCAAACTGCCACAACGTGAACGCGAACGCCACGGCGGTGGGCGGCATTTACGGGTACTCCCACACCTGCGGGGGTTACGACGGCGGGCAGTCCGAGTACGTACGCGTGCCCTTCGCGGACGTGGGACCTTCCCTGATTCCGGAGTGGATGGAGGAAGAGGATGCGGTACTGCTTACGGACGCCGTTGCCACGGGCTACTTCGGTGCCCAGCTCGGTGACATCAGCGAAGGCGACACTGTGGTGGTCTTCGGCGCCGGACCAGTGGGGCTGTTCGCTGCCAAGTCCTCGTGGCTGATGGGCGCAGGGCGGGTGATCGTGATAGACCATCTCGAGTACCGCCTCGAGAAGGCCCGGTCCTTCGCCCACGCCGAGACGTACAATTTCGTGGAATACGACGACATCGTCGTGCACATGAAGAAAATCACGGATTACCTGGGCGCAGATGTGGCGATCGACGCTGTGGGGGCAGAAGCGGATGGCAACTTTACCCAGCATGTGACGTCCTCCCAGCTGAAGCTGCAGGGCGGGTCGCCGGTGGCGCTGAACTGGGCCATTGATTCTGTCCGCAAGGGCGGGACGGTGTCCGTGATGGGGGCCTACGGTCCCATGTTCAGTGCCGTCAAATTCGGCGACGCCGTGAACAAGGGCCTGACGCTGAGGATGAACCAGTGCCCGGTCAAGCGGCAGTGGCCGCGGCTATTCGAGCACGTCAGGAACGGCTACCTTAAACCCAACGACATTGTCACCCACCGCATACCGCTGGAACACATCGCTGAGGGCTATCACATGTTTTCCGCCAAGCTCGATGGCATTATCAAGCCGCTTATCGTACCGAGTCCCAGCTGAAAGGAGCGGACACCATGCCCTACACAGCGGACAAGCCGAAGCCCAAGGAGAGCAGTGAGCAACTACGAGCCCGCATCCCCGGGTGGGGCGTAGACCTGGATCCGAAGGACCGGCCCTCCGTGCCGCGCGAACGCACTGACCTCGCGACCGGCGCACATTGGGAGTTCCCCGAGCGGCAGGAAGAGAAGGTGCCGCGAGAGCGGTCCGTCGAGCACAAGTTTTTGACCCCCGTCTTCGGCACGTCCGCTCCGCCCGCCGGCCTCTCCGGAGCACTGCGCAAAGTCGCCTATAGGTACAGCGAGGGCCGCGCGGCCCACTGGCTGATCCTGCTCGCAGCCGA
Proteins encoded:
- a CDS encoding glutamate--cysteine ligase; translated protein: MKRPGIPPAGRLLRTFGVEEEFLLVDPTTGLPVPAAELSLQHHARRSSSGKAPALALEVKQEQLEIVGPVCSTLQEMAEAIRAGRTLADEAARSVGARAVALATSPVPVLPTLVPDPRYLNMATRFGLTLREQLTCGLHVHVRVTSGEEGVAVLDRIRVWLPVLLALSTNSPFWQGTDSGYASFRHQAWNRWPTAGPCERFGSERAYRRHVQSLIATGVLLDEGMVYFDARLSRNHPTVEVRIADVCMDAGHATAIAAIVRALVERASQDWRAGISAPRLSAAQLRLAAWKASEAGVEGTLLHPLLNTPCPATEAVQALLTYVRPALAASGDEEQVTLGLARILTSGTGAQRQRETMMNSQSLAAVVMDAINCTHGTAGTPRRRSRRLQAS
- a CDS encoding M20/M25/M40 family metallo-hydrolase — translated: MDIDDGIRNYVDIHTPLLLERLTEWVRIPSVAGVPERKHNLTRSANWLAGELRDVGFPTTEIWEGAEGPAVFAEWSSASGAPTVLIYSHHDVRAVKEENWDQTSPFDPVPRDGRLYGRGSSDAKGQVLAHIWGLRGYLHATGRTAPAVNLKVIVEGEEEAGSPGLADILRENRSRLDADVVIFSDTLLWRADHPALCTSIRGMLGARLEIYGPLTDIHSGAVSGTAPNPAFELSNVLAQLHDQKGRITLPGFYDDVEEISPRRRAELAALPFDPEDWLERSHTRTIGGEEGYTVPERLWERPAVEVIAMAAGDPIGVARAAVPSMASADLSIRTVSGQKVNEVADQLRRWVAATISDRYAYELSVETETAQEAYRTPDCVFIEALSAAMAKGFGASDVGRMGNAGGGPADLLASALNVPVVFFGTGLVEDNWHDSDESVNIDVLKAGVATLAFLWDELGRQD
- a CDS encoding zinc-dependent alcohol dehydrogenase, yielding MKAMVYRGPYRVRVEEKDIPKLEHPNDAIVRVSLAAICGSDLHLYHGMMPDTRVGMTFGHEFVGTVHEVGSSVQNLKPGDRVMVPFNIFCGSCYFCSRGLYSNCHNVNANATAVGGIYGYSHTCGGYDGGQSEYVRVPFADVGPSLIPEWMEEEDAVLLTDAVATGYFGAQLGDISEGDTVVVFGAGPVGLFAAKSSWLMGAGRVIVIDHLEYRLEKARSFAHAETYNFVEYDDIVVHMKKITDYLGADVAIDAVGAEADGNFTQHVTSSQLKLQGGSPVALNWAIDSVRKGGTVSVMGAYGPMFSAVKFGDAVNKGLTLRMNQCPVKRQWPRLFEHVRNGYLKPNDIVTHRIPLEHIAEGYHMFSAKLDGIIKPLIVPSPS